The Helianthus annuus cultivar XRQ/B chromosome 11, HanXRQr2.0-SUNRISE, whole genome shotgun sequence region AATAGTTTTAAATTGTAAGCGTGAATCTTGTGGCAACCTTACATTGTCTTTCACGATGTCTATACATTGGTATCTCCCTCGTGGTAAACGACACTTGTTCGCATTGATAATTGTCttaatttttgttgtttttttgttgcacacaaggtgtttgataaaaatCCTGAACCAGATTgttgttttaagttttaaacttTTAACTATCCTTTTTTTCGTCATAAAGTATTTGAATTTTGGGGGTTTAGGTTGTTGTTGTGTTGTGTCTGGGTATGGAGAGTCCGGTGCCTTATAGTAGAGGGTTGGGAAAGCATTCGTTATCGATCATGAAACAGGGGCGAAGCGGGTATGATCCGTCTGATACCGAGACAGAATTGCACGAAGCTCCTTGGAACGAGTTTAATAAAAAGAATGCAGAATTGGGTTCTGATGAAGTGAGGAACTTGAATTCGGTGAGACTTGTTCGGAGACAGTCGTCAAAGTTTGATCCAGAAGGGCTGCCACCTCCACGACGACACAGCAAATCTCCGTACAAGAATCGAAGAGATGGTAAGAGTTCCAGGTCGCCAACTCCGGGCCCACTTCCTCTTCCACCCGGGAGAAATATCAGCCCGTTTTCGAAATCTGAACGTAGGAGTCGTGGTTCACCATTGAAACTCGCAAGAAACGATGACGTGTTGGAGAACGATGAACAAGGTGCCGGCTCGTATAATAAGCCGAAACACAGACAGTTTAATAATGAAAGTTATGCTAGAGCACTGTCAGCACCTAGACTGAGATCAAAAGACAAAGATCAACAAATAAAACACGATCAACGGGTGAGTAGACGAGTCGGAAGAAGTAGAACACCTCCACTACGTAGAAGTATCACCCCGCGAAAAGACAAAGACGTTAACCACAAAAATACGCCTTCTGTAGGCGAGATCAACGAGATGGTTGCAAATGCAAAATTAGCAAAAAGTCCAGTTAGACACGCTCCGGTTTTCGATAGCACAGATTCTCTTCCAGGTGGCGATATTTTCTTCTCTCGAGACTACGCAGCAGCGTCCGCCCAGAAGATTAAGAATAGCGCGTTGGAAAATCGTATTAACCCGAAACCGAAAGCATTCACAGAAAAGAAACCCGACCCGCATCAACGTTATAAATCAAATGATGTTCATAATTATAATACGACCGGTGTTTCTTCTAGTGGTATGTTAACACCTACAACTATGGCCTCTAGTTCAGCTTTAAGCAAGCAAAGTAGCCATATAAGTGATGCTAGTGGGAAGTCGAATGGGAGTTCTTGGAGGTTTACTGCAAGCAGGCGGAAAAGCCAGACGGATACGTGGTTTTCATGCATGAAAGGATCTTGCAGTACCGGAAAGAAATCTCCGGAAAGATTGAGAGCCTTCGATGAAGCTTCGTTTATCGAGAAGGCTTTTGTTGTTGAAAACGTTAGACAGTTTTGGGCGGATAAGTATCAACCGTTATCGTTAAACGGGTTTACTTGTCACAAACAAGAAGCCCTGCAACTTAAACATCTGGTATGTGTCTTTAGTTTCTCAAATTATTACgtgtttggtttataaattaTTACGATGTTGCGCTATAGACATCGCAGGAAATATTTCCACATATTCTTTTGAAGGGACCTCAAGGGTTAGGGAAGAAAGCGTTGACAATGGCCCTATTATGTGAGATATATGGAGATGCTGCCCGGAATGTAATTTTGCTTCCATTTAGTATAACAAGATTTAGGCCTTGGTTTTAAATTGTGTGATGCGCTCCGATGCGTTTGGTCCAAAAATCTGACGCGCGATGCGAGCTTTATAAAAAACATACTAAAAAATTATTTATgcataacaagttataaaaacaAACTTAAACTATAACAACTGACGTAATAAGAAGAAAAAAGTTGTGCTTTTTAGTCAAATCAAGCATACTAAAATGTTTCTAGAACCACAAAAAGTGTTTAGTAACCGTAATGGTCACTCCAAATCAAGCATACTAAGATATTAATTATTGAAAAAACGCAACCGAtttcataaaattttgaaaaaaaaaacataacaaacaatGTTGCGTGCATCAGAGCGCATTATGTGAAATCGGCGCAATATTCTCGCATCACGTAAACGCAATGCATCAGTTGTGGcgatcagtggcgaagcttgacaatcaagacggggggggggggggggtcgaaaacgtatatacccaaaaatttctatacgaaaactacatatataacactactgagcgaaaagttcggggggtcgggcgcccctcccggcccctcttAAGCTGCGCCTCTGGTGGCGATGCGCTCTCATCAATGCATCGCGCATTGAACTGAGGGGTcgaaacgtatatacccaaaaatttctatacgaaaactacatatataacactactgagcgaaaagttcggggggtcgggcgcccctcccggcccctcttAAGCTGCGCCTCTGGTGGCGATGCGCTCTCATCAATGCATCGCGCATTATGCGtgcattttaaaaccaagatttAGGCTCTATAATTTGTGCACAAATACTCATATTGGTCTTCTTTTTGCAGATATCTCATGATataaaatacttcaaaattcaggTATGTAAGAGTTGATAAGTTTAtactttggttttttttttttatttgataccTAAAACAAAACATGTATGTCTCCGGTAACATAAAGTACTATTATCATCAAAATTCTCTCGAGTTGACGATATCTCTTCTTATATCGTCTTTAGGAGACAAGGTCGGCTCGAGTAGCCGTTCCCATAACCTCAAGTCCTCACCATGTAGAGCTTAATGTGCACTTGGAAGCTAATGCTCGATACG contains the following coding sequences:
- the LOC110889459 gene encoding uncharacterized protein LOC110889459, with product MESPVPYSRGLGKHSLSIMKQGRSGYDPSDTETELHEAPWNEFNKKNAELGSDEVRNLNSVRLVRRQSSKFDPEGLPPPRRHSKSPYKNRRDGKSSRSPTPGPLPLPPGRNISPFSKSERRSRGSPLKLARNDDVLENDEQGAGSYNKPKHRQFNNESYARALSAPRLRSKDKDQQIKHDQRVSRRVGRSRTPPLRRSITPRKDKDVNHKNTPSVGEINEMVANAKLAKSPVRHAPVFDSTDSLPGGDIFFSRDYAAASAQKIKNSALENRINPKPKAFTEKKPDPHQRYKSNDVHNYNTTGVSSSGMLTPTTMASSSALSKQSSHISDASGKSNGSSWRFTASRRKSQTDTWFSCMKGSCSTGKKSPERLRAFDEASFIEKAFVVENVRQFWADKYQPLSLNGFTCHKQEALQLKHLTSQEIFPHILLKGPQGLGKKALTMALLCEIYGDAARNISHDIKYFKIQETRSARVAVPITSSPHHVELNVHLEANARYALMASVKQISSDHAVTPETSTVNLKPDYTVMVLYDVDKADESIQHLIKWIMDCYSDVCKLVLCCEDDVSILDPVKTRCHIITLDAPVTHEVMEVLIQISRKENFDLPMKFAAKIANKSKQNTRKAIMALEACKSHNYPFVEDQPIPIGWEYVLVELAAEILADPSHKRLFLIRGKLQKLLVEFVHPKLILLKLIEQFLKGVEANVKKELYYWHGYYDKRLPVGTSALLKLEEFVAKFMSIHRKTLQNRQ